The Buttiauxella selenatireducens genome has a window encoding:
- a CDS encoding fimbrial biogenesis chaperone encodes MNFLRKTLIALLLINAGVSSASAGIIIGGTRVIYDGNKKEASIGVNNPDSTAYLIQSWIDTQNGGTEKAPFVITPPLYRLDPTQQNVERIILTGAVPQDKESLYWLNIKAIPSAPKAANSLQIAVKTSIKLIYRPAAIKGTTPEEQADKLTWSISGNKIQVTNPTQFVMNFNEVTVGGKKLENVSYVLPGSTAAFDLPKDIRGGKATFTVINDYGGPGKIHNASL; translated from the coding sequence ATGAATTTCCTTCGTAAAACTTTAATTGCTCTGCTGTTAATTAACGCAGGTGTTTCCTCCGCCAGTGCCGGTATTATTATCGGTGGCACCCGTGTTATTTATGATGGCAATAAAAAGGAAGCATCTATTGGCGTTAATAACCCGGACAGCACTGCCTATTTGATTCAGTCCTGGATTGACACGCAAAATGGCGGCACGGAGAAAGCTCCTTTTGTTATCACTCCACCTCTTTACCGTCTGGACCCAACGCAACAGAACGTTGAGCGCATTATTTTAACCGGTGCGGTACCGCAGGATAAGGAAAGCCTTTACTGGCTGAATATTAAAGCTATTCCGTCTGCGCCGAAAGCAGCAAACAGTTTGCAGATTGCGGTGAAAACCAGCATTAAATTAATTTATCGCCCGGCTGCAATTAAAGGCACTACGCCAGAGGAGCAGGCAGATAAATTAACCTGGTCCATTAGCGGTAATAAAATTCAGGTGACTAATCCAACGCAATTTGTGATGAATTTTAATGAAGTGACTGTTGGCGGTAAAAAGCTCGAAAACGTCAGTTATGTTTTGCCAGGTTCAACGGCAGCCTTTGATTTACCCAAAGATATTCGCGGTGGGAAGGCAACGTTCACGGTGATTAATGATTATGGCGGCCCCGGTAAAATACATAACGCCAGCCTTTAA